Genomic DNA from Methanosarcina sp. MTP4:
GCCAGGATAGTATTGATTTCTTCTTCGCTTCCTTCCCTTCCGATATCAGGGCTTAAACCGAGGGTTGCGTGGATGTCCTCGTACTTTTCCGCAAGTTCGAGGCTCATGCGGTTGCCTTTCAGGGAAATCCCGGAGTTGACCATCCCCACGACCCCGGCTTCCCGGGCTCTTTCGATAGCTTCGTGCCGGTCGCGGTTAAATTTTGGAAAATCAAGGTGACAGTGAGAATCAATAATTGGATAAGGCATGGGTCCTGTATTCTATTTCATTTTATTTTACTTTTTATGCATTCGGTCCCAGAATATAAACAGTTCCGGAATGCAAACCCTAAAACCTCACAGGATGCCCGGCCTTATCCGGTGTTTTGTCATGAGTTGCTGTTTTTCAGTTCTTCAACTGTTCTTCAGCTGTTTTTCAGCTCATTTTTTTCAGCTTTTATCTTTATACAGCAGGTTCATGGCATTCACGAGGGCTTCCACGGATGCCATGACTATATCCGGGTTTGCGGCCCTGGCAGTTACAATCCTGCCTTTTTCGTTTTCAAGGCCGATATACACGTCAGCAAGGGCGTCTGCTCCCCCTGAGATGGCATCGATCCTGAATTCCTGGAGTTTGAAACGGTTGCGCTCTCCCAGGATATCCCTGACAGCTTTAAGGGCGGCATCCACCGGGCCAAGCCCTGTGTTTGCGGCAATGACTTCTTTGCCGCCGATGCTTGCCTTGACCACGGCAGTGGGTGTCAGGGTGTTCCCTGTCATCACGGAAACTTCTTTGAGTTTGATCAGCTCTTCTTCTGAGCTTGCTTTTCCAAGCACGGCAGAAGTAACTGCAAAAAGGTCGGCATCAGTGATCTGTTTGCCCTTATTTGCAATTTCCTTTATCTTGCACACGATCTCCTCAAGCTGTTTTTCATTGGCTTTTATGCCGGCAGACTCGAGGGACTTCTTGACTGCGTGGGTGCCTGTATGCTTTCCGAGAACAATACGCCGCCTGTGCCCTACCATCTCCGGGGTCATGATACCCGGTTCAAAGGTATCGGACTTTTCAAGGACGCCGTGGCTGTGGATCCCGGATTCGTGGGAAAAGGCGTTTTGCCCGACGACAGGTGTATTTGGCGGGAGCCTGACCCCGGTGTAGTTCTCAATCATTTTTGAAGTTTCAACGAGGTATTCAGTCCTGATATTCGTCTGTGCGCCGTAGATAGCCGTCAGCCCCATCACGGTCTGAGAAAGGTCGGCGTTTCCTGCCCGCTCCCCGATTCCGTTTATTGTGACCTGTACCTGGGATGCCCCTGCTTCTACCGCCATCAGGCTGTTTGCTACCGCAAGCCCGAAGTCGTTATGGCAGTGCACGTCGATGGGGATTCTGATTTCCTTTGCTACGTCTTTTATCATCCTGCACATCGCGGATGGGGACATCACTCCGACAGTATCGGGTACGTTGATGATGTCGCAACCTGCGTCCTGTACCGCCTTGAAAACCTCCAGCATATAACCAGGTTCGGTTCTCGTGGCATCCATGGCAGAAAACATGCATTTCAGCCCGTGGTCCTTGATGTACTCGACGGCTTTCACGGCCAGTTCAACGACTTCTTCCCGGCTCTTTTTTATGGTGTATACTCGCTGTACATCCGATGTCGGGACGAAAGTGTGCACAAGGCCAACGTCGCTTTCAAAACAGGCATCGATATCTTTTGTCAGCACGCGGGAAAGTCCGCAGACTACCGCATCAAGTCCGGCATTAGAAATCGATTTTACGGATTCTTTATCTCCTTCCGAGGAGATCGGGAATCCCGCTTCTATCATGTCAACCCCGAGTTTATCCAGTTGATGGGCAATTTCCAGCTTCTGAGAAGAAGTCAGGGAAACTCCCGGGGTTTGTTCTCCGTCACGCAGTGTAGTGTCAAAAACGCTTATCTTTTTATTCTGCATGGGTTCGATGTAAAAATCGATCCCTTCTTTCAGTTTTTACGTCCATGATAATCAATTACATGGATGTACGTTTCTGGTATATAAATACCACGTTTATCTCGGAAAATTTCTTTCATGTTGACTTTTTCTATATTTTAATCGAAACTTATATATACTAGGTGTGCTATTCTAGGGTTGCTCTCAGGGCGCAATGCGTTCACAGGGAGCGAAAAACGGTATTGGAAAAACGGTTATTAAGGTGCCAAAAAAACGGAAGTTGAAAAACGGTATTGAAGGTGCCTTGTTGAAAAACAATAATTGTTAAAAACGATACTAAAAAAACGATCAATTGAGTAACTTAGAAAGTGCCAGTTTTGCTGGGTTCTTTCACCACTCTTCAAAATTATGTTCAATCTTATGTACTTTCCCCTTCAAAGGGAAAGTTTATATACCAGAAATGCCTTGTATCAATTCCCTCACACGGCTCTGTTGTGTGGGTGGAGCTCATTACATTTCTGTTATCATTTAATGGAGACTGAAGCTTTTTTCAGTCTGACGAGGATTTGTCGGTTCGGTTAATTCTGGTCGGTGGTTTTTACAAACTATCGAGACTCTGGAAATAGCTGAATTGGCTTTTTGTGCAGTTTCAACGACCAATTTCTTTAGAACAAGTGTGCGATACATTAATTCTGGTTGATCCTGCCAGAGGTTACTGCTATCGGTGTTTGCCTTAGCCATGCGAGTCAAATGTTCTTCGTGAACATGGCGTACTGCTCAGTAACACGTGGATAACCTGCCCTCAGGTCTGGCATAACCCCGGGAAACTGGGGATAATTCCGGATAACGCATATGTGCTGGAATGCTTTATGCGTCAAAGGTCCTC
This window encodes:
- a CDS encoding 2-isopropylmalate synthase, producing MQNKKISVFDTTLRDGEQTPGVSLTSSQKLEIAHQLDKLGVDMIEAGFPISSEGDKESVKSISNAGLDAVVCGLSRVLTKDIDACFESDVGLVHTFVPTSDVQRVYTIKKSREEVVELAVKAVEYIKDHGLKCMFSAMDATRTEPGYMLEVFKAVQDAGCDIINVPDTVGVMSPSAMCRMIKDVAKEIRIPIDVHCHNDFGLAVANSLMAVEAGASQVQVTINGIGERAGNADLSQTVMGLTAIYGAQTNIRTEYLVETSKMIENYTGVRLPPNTPVVGQNAFSHESGIHSHGVLEKSDTFEPGIMTPEMVGHRRRIVLGKHTGTHAVKKSLESAGIKANEKQLEEIVCKIKEIANKGKQITDADLFAVTSAVLGKASSEEELIKLKEVSVMTGNTLTPTAVVKASIGGKEVIAANTGLGPVDAALKAVRDILGERNRFKLQEFRIDAISGGADALADVYIGLENEKGRIVTARAANPDIVMASVEALVNAMNLLYKDKS